One Stratiformator vulcanicus genomic window, GTCGAGGATCGGTCGAGCGTGTACCTCGAAGTATGTTTTCTCGCCGACTCGCAATGTGCTTTTGGCGGGTTCGCCGGTGGCAAGGGCGGTGTGAAACGGACAGAAATCGGGCCCGATCAACTCCGGATTGCCGAAGCAGTCGTAGAACGCCTTACCGTACCCGTCGCCGGCCGTCCCGCTGAGCCGCTGAAACTGCGAATTCGACCAGAGGATCTGCAGGTCTTGATTGAGCAGCACAAAACCGTCGGGGAGTTGCTCCAGCATCCCGCCGGCGTGAAGCAGCGAGCCGGGGCTGGAGGCATCGTCACCGGTGAGAAATATTCCCGCGAATGGCTCCAAGCGGAGCATCGCCAGACCGTCCTCGAACGTCGACGGGTGGACGACCTCGTAATGATCGCCGAACCCCGCGAGTGCGTCAGAGGACGCTGTGCCGTTTTTTCCGAAAACCAATAACCGCGGCCGATCGGTCACGGGCCTCACCCAATCGAAAATAGCGCGAACAACAGCAGTATAGAGACTGCCCAATTTCCCGACAACGAGAGATATCACAGGGCCGACGCCTTATCATGTGTTGATGTATCGGGTTGCGCCGAGCTACGCGTTGCAAAGTTGTGGAATTCTCAGACATCGACACGTTTGTATAGAGCAGATTCCTGCTATCTGTGGCGGCTTTAGGACGCACAACGCCTGCAAATTCTTACGAATCGCCGCCGGAAACCGCTCTACTTACGGGGTATTTGCATTAGCCCAACCCGGTCCGCCACAACGCGTCATCGCCGGCGACGAAATCAACTCGGTCGAACGCATCAGACGTTGAATAGGAAGTGGCAGACGTCCCCGTCTCGCATCGAATAGCTCTTGCCCTCGACCCGCATCCGTCCGGCCTCGCGGATCGCTTTTTCCGATTTCAGTTCTTCGAGATCGTCGACGGAGTAGACTTCGACGCGGATGAAGCCGCGCTGAAAGTCGGTGTGAATGACGCCCGCCGCTTCCGGAGCGGTCGCCCCGATGGGAACCGTCCAAGCCCGAATTTCCTTCGGTCCGGCCGTGAAGTAACTCTGCAGGCCGAGTGTGCGATAGGTCCCGCGCGCGAGTACGGCCAGCGCCGGTTCCTCCAACCCGACACTCTCGAGCATCTCGGCCCGATCGGCCTCATCGAGTTCAGCCAGTTCGGCTTCGAGTTGACCGCACACGGGGACCACCTCGCCTCCCTCCTCGGCGGCACGCTGACGGACGCGCTCGACCAGTTCGCTTTCGCCGGTCAGATCGTCTTCACCGACATTGGCGACGTACAGCACCTTCTTCGCTGTGATGAGTTGCAGGCTCTTCAGTGTTTTCCGGTCCTCGGGGTCGGCAAATTCCATCTGCCGCGCCGGTTTGCCTTCGTCCAGATGGGCTTCGATTTTCTCCAGGAAGGCGACTTTCGCTTTGGCGTCTTTGTCGCCACTGCGGGTCAATCGCGCGGCCTTATCTTTGGCAGAACCGACCGCCTGCAGGTCGGCGAGGATGAGTTCGGTCTCGATCGTTTCGATGTCGCGAATCGGGTCGACCGAACCGTCGACGTGGGTGATCTCGCCTTCGAAGCACCGGACCACATGCAGAATCGCGTCGACTTCGCGAATGTGCGATAGGAATTTATTCCCGAGGCCTTCTCCTTCCGAAGCGCCTTTGACCAGCCCCGCGATATCAACGAGTCGCAAAATCGCGGGCACGACCTTTTCGGTCGGAATGTGCGCTTGAATCTCGCCGAGCCGCTGATCGGGAACGGCGACCACTCCGACGTTCGGCTCGATTGTGCAGAATGGATAATTCTCGCTGGGAATGCCTGCGGCAGTCAGCGCATTAAATAGCGTCGACTTCCCGACATTCGGCAGTCCGACAATACCGGCTTCCATGGATGAATAAGGCTAGGGGCTAGGGGCCAGAGGCAAGCGGAACGACCAAAACCGTGGCAGCCTTTACTCTAGCCACTAGCCGTTAAGCACTCGCCTCCTTAGGAATACATGCCGTCGATGCCCGTGGGCTCGAACGCGTTGGGATAGTAATCGATCTGCGGTCGTTTCGCGCCTTCGGGCCAAGTCACGGAAATCACGTCGAATCGGGAGGGGCGGTCGAGCCAGTTCCGCTGCTTGAGGTACGAGATCGCGATCCGCGTGAGTTGCCGACGTTTGGCCGCTGTCACCGCTTCGGCCGGATGCCCCTTGTCCCAGGATCGTCGGGCCTTCACTTCCACGAACGCGATCGTTCCGTGATCGTCCGCAATCAGGTCAACTTCGCCGAGTTGGCTGCGATACTGGCGGGCGATAATTCGCAGTCCACGAGCCTTCAGGAATCGAGCCGCAGCCCGTTCGCCACGGTTGCCGAACACACGATTGACCAACCCGCGAAGCATCGTCGTTCTCTTGCTAAACGCTCAGATCGGGACGCTCAAAATCCCGCCAGCCGCGAGTCAACGCCCAACTGTTTTAACTGGGCCTCGTCCGGGAAGTCACGCACCCGGTATCGCGGCGGATACAGGTCTTCGACCAGCTCCATGAGGTTGCCCACTTCGGCTCGAACGGAATCAAACCGAGCCGCCGCGAGCGGCGGTGCATCTGCTTTGTCTTTGAGCAGCAGATATTCTGCTTGCGGAAGGATGGAGTCGACCCCCTTGGACCAGAGCGCGAGTTCAATCGACTCTCCGCTTTCCTTCGCTTTGAGCGCGATGTAGTTGGCGAAAAAGACATCTTCGCCGCGTTGCTCGTAAAGCTCTTGTAGCAAAGGAAGCTGATCATTGTAGGTGCTCGCGAGATAGCCGGTTTGAAGCTCCCTCAAGCGCGAGTAAGAGGGATGCCCAACGGGGAAATCCCAATCTTCCCAATGTCCGTCTTCAAAGATGAGGGGGAAGGGACTCAGAGGCCGCGGTTCTTCCGTCAGTGCCGTCTCGCCAAGTTCAACCAATAGCCGCAAGCCCTCGGAATCTTCGGAGCCGGTGAGAAACAGGCTGTCGCGATTTCCGACCAGCACCACCGGTCGGCCCTTCAAATCAAGTCGCTCGAACTGTTCGACGAGGATCAACCGGGACGAGTCGTAGTGGTCACCGGTGTTGAAGATGTAGAAACCTTCGCCCGTGCCCATCAGCGCGAAGGGAATCTGCTCCAACTCATGCTTCGCCGCTTCCAATGCTTCGTAAATTGTGATCCCCCACGACTCCAACCGTTCGTCGGGGATCGACTGCATCGCACGCGGTAGGTCGTAGACGAGCCCGAGATAAAGGTGCTCGCCGAGCGGCATCAGCGGGCCGCCGACATCGCCGGGGCCGCCCTTGAGTCGGCTCTTGAGCCGGGGCAGATCGAGTCCGGCCCGCGACCATACCTTGGGGCGGATATCGGGCTTGGCGTCTTCCCATTCCTCGGGTGGTTCGAGCCGAGCAGATAGAATCGCCCGCACAATCGTGTCGATATGCTCTTTGCGAGCCGAGCGATCGAGCGTCCGATGCTCGGCGTAGAAGTTGGCCAGATTGACGACGTGGTCAGGTTGCTCGACCACAATCGAAAACTGCTCGCGATCGTACGCCGGATCGAGTTCGGCCCCGGCTTGGCGAAACCGTCGACAGACCGCTTTCGCGAATTCGTCGGGCGACGGAGGTCGGCCGAGAAGTCGCCCGAGCAGTCCCATCGTTCGCCTTTATTCAAAGCAGATTCACGAAATCCAATTGGGCTAAAGCGACGGCCGACGTTCCGGTCCGCAACTGGCCGACGCTTAGCCGTTCGCGCGAGCGATAAGCGATTCAGCCCGCCGGGGCCGAGGCCCCAGGCGAGACTGCGCTACTCGCATTCGCAACACGATCAGCCGGCCGATTCTGCTTTTTTCTTCTTCTTCGGTTTTTTACCGGCCCGCTTCACCGTCTTCTTGTGGGCGGTTGCTTCAGCGGCTTCAGCTTCCCAAGGCTTCGGCTGACGCTCACGCAGCCGGACCGCTTTGCCGATTCGATCTCGCAGATAGAACAGCTTGGCTCGTCGGACATGGCCGTGCCGTTTAATCACCAATTCGGCGATCTTCGGGCTGTGAACCGGAAAGGTCCGCTCGACACCTTCGCCGGAAACAACGCGACGGACCGTGAAACTCTCGCGGGTTCCACTGCCGCGGCGGGCGATGATCGTGCCGTTGAAGATTTGAATTCGCTCTTTGTTGCCTTCGAGAATTCGGCAATGCACGTCGACCGTGTCGCCGACGGCGAAGTTGAGCTTCTTTTCCCGCAGGCTCGGCTGCTCGGCTGCGTCGAGAAGTGGATGTTGCATGATTGGCCTTTCCGGCGTCGGTACTATCGACCGGCTTTTCTGTAATGTCGTAACTCTAATCAATTTGTCCGCCGAAGATCGAGCATCAAAGATCGGAGATAGCGTTCTTCAAATCGCTAATCTCTGTCTTCAAGCTCCCACCTTCAGCCTGCGTCGTCTTGCGATTGCTGTTGAATCAAATCCGCTCGCCGTTCCTTCGTCCGTTGCAGGCTCTGTTCTGCCCGCCAGCGGGCAACCTCTTCGTGGTTTCCCCCGATGAGGACCTCGGGCACCGTCATGCCGCGGTACTCGCGTGGTCGCGTGTACTGCGGGTATTCGAGCAAACCCGACTCGGAAAAGGAATCGTACTTACTACTCGTTTCGTCTCCCAACACGCCCGGCAAAAGCCGGACGACGCTGTCGATCACCACCATCGCCGCGACTTCGCCCCCGTTGAGGACGAAATCACCGATGGAAACTTCTCGCGGCTTCAAACCCAATCGAATCCGCTCATCAAATCCTTCGTATCGACCGCAAAGCAGGATGACCCGTTTCCGGGTCGCCAGTTCGGCGGCCAATTGCTGGTCAAGTCGTTCTCCCTGCGGTGTCAGTGAGATTAACTCGTCCGGCTCGTCGTTTTCATCGTCAACCTGCCTGACCGCCTCGACACAGTCGAAGACGGGCTGGCAGCGGATCAGCATCCCCGGCCCGCCGCCGAAAGGCCGATCGTCGACCTTATTGTGCTTGTCGTCGGTGTAATCTCGGAAGTCCCAGCGATGAACTGAGACCAGTTCGCGATCAATCGCCCGCTTCAAAATGCTCTGCCCGAGATAACTCTCGAACATTTCGGGGAAGAGCGTGCAGACGTCGAATCGCATGTCGGTTGAGGAGGTCAGGGATCGGAGATTGAAGATTCGCAGGCAGAACCGGCTTCAAACTTCGGGGCTAGTTGGCCCGGACCGTTTCTATATCCAAACTCCCATCTCCAGTTCGAAAGCAGCTCGAACTGCACTCAGCTCTCGCCGCCTTCGCTTTCCCCTTCCGCGGTTGCTTCCGCCGTCTCGCCTTCGCCCGACTCTGCCGCTTCTTCGGCCGGCTTCTCCGGCTCCTTCTGCGGTGTCAGCGGCGGAGGCGTCTTCACGCTACCGAATTTGTTGGTGCGGACCTTCTTGATAAGCACGGCGACTTTTTCGGTCGGCAATGCTCCCCGCGACATCCAGTGGTCGATGCGCTCCATGTCCAGCGTCACACGGGCCGATTTGTCACGGACCATCGGATCGTAATGACCGACCTCTTCAATCGCCTGACCGTTCCGCTTCTGGCGAGAGTCCATGATGCAGATGCGGTAATACGGGCGGTGGGTTCGCCCCAGTCGTTTCATTCGGATTCGAACTGCCATTGGGTATCGCTGCCTTCTTCAAAATTACGAAGTACTGACGTGTGTTCTCACTGAAATTTCATGGTCAAATTAGGGCGTTGATGAAGGACCCGCCTTCGATTTTGTCGCCCCTGCGTTGATCCACCGGCTTCAAACTTCTGTCACTCATCCTCTGTCTGATCTCGCTGGGCACTAGCGAACGACTCGCCGACGTCCGGTACTCGCTCACCGCTTCTTCTTCCGCTGTTTCTTGGCTCGCTGACGTTCTTTCTTCTTCTTCTCTCGCAAACTGGCTTTGTCCTGCGGGCCCCGTTTGCTGCGCTGCTTGTCTTGCGCGATTCGACCGCCGGGGTTGGCGGCCGCCTGACCGGCCATCTCCTGCACGGCCTTCATTCTGTCTCGCATGCTGCCTTTTTGCGAGATGCCCTGCATCGCGCCGGCCATGCCTTTGAAGTCTTTGAGCAACTTATTGACGTCGGCCGGGTCGCTACCGGCTCCGCGGGCTATGCGATTGCGTCGGCTGCGGTCGATTTGGTCCGGGTTGCGACGTTCGTCGGGAGTCATCGCGTCGATGATGCCGCCGACGTGTCGCAATTCCTTTTCCATATCGACGTTGGGGTCGAGGTCGGCCATCTGACCCATGCCGGGAATCATTTTCATGATGCTCCGCATGGAGCCGAGCTTCCCGATCATCCCCATCTGCTTGCGGAAATCGTTGAGGTCGAACTTGCCCTCAGCCATTTTCCGCTGGGCGTCTTCAAGCTCTTCGCCATCGAACTCGCGCTGGGCCTTCTCCAGCAGCGTGCCCATGTCCCCGCCACCGAGGATCCGCTGCGCCATTCGCGTCGGGTGAAATGCCTCAAGTCCGTCAAGCGTTTCGCCCGTTCCGATGAACTTAAGCGGGACACCGGTCACGGCCCGAATCGACAACGCCGCACCGCCGCGCGTGTCACCATCGGTCTTGGTGAGGATCACGCCGTCAAGTTCGAGGGCATCATTAAACGCGATCGCGCTGTTGACGGCATCCTGACCCGTCATTGCGTCGGCAACATAGATGGCCGAATCGGGAGCGCATTTATTGTCGATCTGACGCAGTTCGCGCATCAGGTCGTCATCGACGTGCAGACGACCGGCCGTATCGAGAATGACGACCTGGGCCCCGGACTTCCTGGCGTGCTTGACGCCGTTGCGGCAGACCTGAACCGGACTGCTGCTCGCCGGGTCCTCGGCGTAGACTTCGACGTCGAGCTGACCGCCGAGCGTCTTGAGTTGTTCGATCGCCGCGGGTCGCTGAAGGTCGGCCGCGACGAGGACGGTTTCAAGCTTCTCCTGCTTGAGCGCCCGCGCGAGCTTGCCGCAGGTGGTCGTTTTACCCGAACCCTGCAGGCCGCACATCATAATGACGGTCAGGCCGTCGCGCTTCACGCCCAGTTCAGCCGACGTGGGTCGCGGCGAGAACTCCGATTCCCTCGGATCGCCGCCGAGCAGGAGTACCAACTCCTGATAGACGATCCCGACAATCTGTTCGCTCGGGCGGAGCGACTTAAGCACTTTGTCGCCGACGGCCTGCTCGGTGACCCGCTTCATAAAGTCGCGGGCGACATCGTAGTTGACGTCCGCTTCGAGCAGCGCCTGCCGAACCTGCTTCATCCCCTCGCGGATGTTCGCCTCATTGAGGCGTCCACGGTTGATGGAGGAAAAGGCGTCGTTGAGTTTTCCGGTGATCGAGTCGAACATCGGACCAGTTCGGCACTTAGGTCAATCGTCGGCAACCGGCCGACAACAAAAGAGTTCCCGCGGGGCAGACCGGGATCGCGAATCCCGAGCGGGGAATCACGTAGCATATCGGGGGGGATTCGATCGGGCAACGGAACCGACAACATCGCAATGCCGTTTCGCCGCGACCTTCGGAAAGCGCCGCGAACTAACGCCCCTTCGCCGCCAATAGGCTTGGGTCGTGTACATCGGCGAGGACGGCATCGGCGAACTCTTCGCGGCCCTGCTTTCGCAGCGCCGCAGCCAAGTGCAGTCGCCAGGCATCGGCGACGTTTCGCGTGTCGGCCCGTTCGATGATTCGCCCGGCGCACTGCTCGACGCGGTCGTAGCGGTCGGCATGGGCGAAGGCCATCACGGCGCGCTGCAGCAGATTGAACTCCGAGTGGTAGTCGATCTTGCTCGGATTCGCCGCATCGAGGTTCGGCAGCAGATACGCCTCGGCGACAAGTTCGGCGAGTACATAGTCCTTCTGCTGAAGGACCGCCGTCGACATGATGCGGGTCACGATCCCCAGCCCGCTGCGTCGAACTCGCAGGTCGTCCTGCGCGAATAACTGCTCGGCGATGCCAAGGTGGCGGGCCATGATCAGGTAACGGTCCTTCTTCTTTTTCGC contains:
- the rplS gene encoding 50S ribosomal protein L19; translated protein: MQHPLLDAAEQPSLREKKLNFAVGDTVDVHCRILEGNKERIQIFNGTIIARRGSGTRESFTVRRVVSGEGVERTFPVHSPKIAELVIKRHGHVRRAKLFYLRDRIGKAVRLRERQPKPWEAEAAEATAHKKTVKRAGKKPKKKKKAESAG
- the rpsP gene encoding 30S ribosomal protein S16, whose protein sequence is MAVRIRMKRLGRTHRPYYRICIMDSRQKRNGQAIEEVGHYDPMVRDKSARVTLDMERIDHWMSRGALPTEKVAVLIKKVRTNKFGSVKTPPPLTPQKEPEKPAEEAAESGEGETAEATAEGESEGGES
- the trmD gene encoding tRNA (guanosine(37)-N1)-methyltransferase TrmD; translation: MRFDVCTLFPEMFESYLGQSILKRAIDRELVSVHRWDFRDYTDDKHNKVDDRPFGGGPGMLIRCQPVFDCVEAVRQVDDENDEPDELISLTPQGERLDQQLAAELATRKRVILLCGRYEGFDERIRLGLKPREVSIGDFVLNGGEVAAMVVIDSVVRLLPGVLGDETSSKYDSFSESGLLEYPQYTRPREYRGMTVPEVLIGGNHEEVARWRAEQSLQRTKERRADLIQQQSQDDAG
- the ffh gene encoding signal recognition particle protein, whose product is MFDSITGKLNDAFSSINRGRLNEANIREGMKQVRQALLEADVNYDVARDFMKRVTEQAVGDKVLKSLRPSEQIVGIVYQELVLLLGGDPRESEFSPRPTSAELGVKRDGLTVIMMCGLQGSGKTTTCGKLARALKQEKLETVLVAADLQRPAAIEQLKTLGGQLDVEVYAEDPASSSPVQVCRNGVKHARKSGAQVVILDTAGRLHVDDDLMRELRQIDNKCAPDSAIYVADAMTGQDAVNSAIAFNDALELDGVILTKTDGDTRGGAALSIRAVTGVPLKFIGTGETLDGLEAFHPTRMAQRILGGGDMGTLLEKAQREFDGEELEDAQRKMAEGKFDLNDFRKQMGMIGKLGSMRSIMKMIPGMGQMADLDPNVDMEKELRHVGGIIDAMTPDERRNPDQIDRSRRNRIARGAGSDPADVNKLLKDFKGMAGAMQGISQKGSMRDRMKAVQEMAGQAAANPGGRIAQDKQRSKRGPQDKASLREKKKKERQRAKKQRKKKR
- a CDS encoding YraN family protein, which produces MLRGLVNRVFGNRGERAAARFLKARGLRIIARQYRSQLGEVDLIADDHGTIAFVEVKARRSWDKGHPAEAVTAAKRRQLTRIAISYLKQRNWLDRPSRFDVISVTWPEGAKRPQIDYYPNAFEPTGIDGMYS
- the ychF gene encoding redox-regulated ATPase YchF; the encoded protein is MEAGIVGLPNVGKSTLFNALTAAGIPSENYPFCTIEPNVGVVAVPDQRLGEIQAHIPTEKVVPAILRLVDIAGLVKGASEGEGLGNKFLSHIREVDAILHVVRCFEGEITHVDGSVDPIRDIETIETELILADLQAVGSAKDKAARLTRSGDKDAKAKVAFLEKIEAHLDEGKPARQMEFADPEDRKTLKSLQLITAKKVLYVANVGEDDLTGESELVERVRQRAAEEGGEVVPVCGQLEAELAELDEADRAEMLESVGLEEPALAVLARGTYRTLGLQSYFTAGPKEIRAWTVPIGATAPEAAGVIHTDFQRGFIRVEVYSVDDLEELKSEKAIREAGRMRVEGKSYSMRDGDVCHFLFNV